A genomic segment from Deinococcus sp. YIM 77859 encodes:
- a CDS encoding HD domain-containing phosphohydrolase: MSVLLTNLGLVTLLAFLGSLLYRQWPPRYSVREQVLHALAAGSASVFLLAFPFELAPGLRIDLRHVPTALITVRYGPLWGALAALPALVVRALQGGIGVRMALLSSLGVLLMGTLLHRRAHRPGWLSWRAWWLPPLLFSLNGLGLLTLPNGEKLLAQVYLPLLVANSVAFVVALLVIQSRLDLLRATHTYRLQAQTDPLTGLANRRRFHEDVTALAPGDHLLLLDIDHFKRVNDSLGHAEGDAVLRRIAGILVDAVRPSDQVYRIGGEEFAVVLRRAGLSQARSVADRCLRAVRRPPPSGPQVTMSGGLATREAHETPGQTFARADAALYAAKEAGRDRLMLASSEKGETQGETGASDRQALRDTLALLAQDQDPTPQHWQELLQAAVACVPGAEAGTLYVAEQGDFVVCAQQGFSDALLGRRDSPASLFRWYAGSPDAWEAGRPRVLRGAAVQTASSAAGAVDHSENGQVRYALSGRVQEIRETLGVPVVAEGHVVAFLNLDRFSAEDAFGPEALARVSDFAAQMAVLLGARARRQREARRHRELEALARITAALRDASSADAIISAMTAMTSPLLDARYVVYLAYDRERDVLTSRHILGLPEGKGNVTLPRGRGLSWAAVAAGDVLRVADIREDQRVYRPAFLSSGAMLAAPLLGKTGLWGVLVVTREQPFGEDDAHLARTLGAHAVTALERAAHVQTLEDAREGTLLALGLALEARDFETRGHTTRVVQLAAALGAALGLSPAQQRALRDGAYLHDLGKVQVPDAVLLKPGPLTPQEWALMQQHAVAGEAIARHIPGLSPEALGVVRHHHERWDGLGYPDGLAGEAIPLLARIFAVCDVFDALTSARPYKPAWSWEAALQEIGAQAGRHFDPQVVRVFFRLLRQQDGAMPET, encoded by the coding sequence TTGTCTGTCCTGCTGACCAATCTCGGCCTGGTGACGCTGCTGGCGTTTCTGGGCAGCCTGCTCTACCGCCAGTGGCCTCCCCGGTACTCCGTGCGTGAGCAGGTGCTGCATGCTTTGGCGGCGGGTTCGGCGAGCGTTTTCCTGCTGGCCTTTCCTTTCGAGTTGGCGCCGGGGCTTCGTATCGACCTGCGGCACGTGCCTACGGCGCTTATTACCGTGCGCTACGGTCCGCTGTGGGGGGCGCTGGCCGCGCTTCCGGCGCTGGTGGTGCGGGCCCTTCAGGGCGGAATAGGCGTTCGGATGGCGCTCCTTTCTAGCCTGGGAGTCCTCCTCATGGGCACGCTGCTGCACCGCCGGGCCCACCGCCCCGGGTGGTTGAGCTGGCGCGCGTGGTGGTTGCCTCCGCTGCTGTTTAGCCTGAACGGTCTGGGGCTGCTGACACTGCCGAACGGAGAAAAGCTGCTCGCCCAGGTGTACCTGCCGCTGCTTGTGGCCAACAGCGTGGCCTTTGTGGTGGCGCTGCTGGTCATTCAGTCGCGCCTGGACCTGCTGCGTGCCACCCACACCTACCGCCTGCAAGCCCAAACCGATCCGCTGACCGGTCTCGCCAATCGCCGCCGGTTCCATGAGGATGTCACGGCGCTCGCGCCCGGCGATCACCTGCTGCTGCTGGACATCGACCATTTCAAGCGGGTGAACGACTCGCTTGGTCATGCGGAGGGCGACGCCGTGCTGCGCCGGATCGCCGGGATCCTCGTGGATGCGGTGCGGCCCAGTGATCAGGTCTACCGCATCGGTGGGGAGGAGTTCGCGGTTGTGCTGCGCCGTGCTGGCCTGAGCCAGGCGCGCAGTGTGGCGGATCGCTGCCTGAGGGCCGTGCGGCGCCCGCCCCCCAGCGGGCCGCAGGTCACGATGTCGGGCGGCCTCGCGACCCGGGAAGCCCACGAGACCCCAGGACAGACCTTTGCCCGTGCGGATGCGGCCCTCTACGCGGCGAAGGAGGCAGGCCGTGACCGTCTGATGCTGGCCTCTTCCGAGAAGGGCGAGACTCAGGGCGAAACAGGGGCGAGTGACCGGCAGGCCCTGCGGGACACGCTGGCCCTCCTGGCACAGGACCAGGATCCCACACCGCAGCACTGGCAGGAACTCTTGCAGGCAGCCGTCGCCTGTGTGCCGGGGGCGGAGGCGGGCACCCTCTACGTGGCAGAACAGGGGGATTTTGTGGTGTGCGCGCAACAGGGATTCAGTGACGCGTTGCTGGGACGGCGGGACTCGCCTGCGTCCCTGTTCCGCTGGTACGCGGGTTCGCCGGACGCGTGGGAGGCGGGCCGCCCCCGTGTGCTGCGCGGCGCGGCGGTGCAGACCGCTTCCAGTGCAGCCGGCGCGGTGGACCACTCCGAGAACGGCCAGGTCCGCTATGCGCTGAGTGGCCGCGTGCAGGAGATTCGCGAGACGCTGGGCGTTCCCGTGGTCGCAGAGGGGCACGTCGTCGCGTTCCTCAATCTCGACCGGTTCTCGGCGGAGGACGCCTTTGGACCAGAGGCGCTGGCCCGCGTGTCTGACTTTGCGGCGCAGATGGCCGTGCTGCTTGGGGCGCGCGCGCGGCGACAACGGGAAGCGCGCCGACACCGCGAGCTGGAGGCGCTGGCGCGCATAACGGCGGCCCTGCGGGACGCGAGCAGCGCGGACGCGATCATCTCGGCCATGACGGCCATGACCTCGCCGCTGCTCGACGCCCGGTACGTCGTGTACCTCGCCTATGACCGGGAACGGGACGTCCTCACCTCCCGGCACATCCTGGGCTTGCCAGAGGGGAAAGGAAACGTGACTCTGCCGCGTGGTAGGGGGCTCTCCTGGGCGGCGGTGGCTGCGGGGGACGTGCTGCGGGTCGCGGACATTCGCGAGGACCAGCGTGTTTACCGGCCCGCCTTCCTGTCTTCCGGCGCGATGCTGGCCGCCCCGCTCCTGGGGAAGACGGGGCTTTGGGGCGTGCTTGTGGTCACGCGGGAGCAGCCCTTTGGGGAGGATGACGCCCATCTGGCGCGGACCCTGGGGGCACACGCGGTGACGGCCCTGGAGCGCGCCGCACACGTCCAGACCCTAGAGGACGCCCGGGAGGGCACCTTGCTGGCGCTGGGCCTGGCGCTGGAGGCCCGCGACTTTGAGACGCGGGGCCACACCACGCGGGTCGTGCAGCTTGCCGCTGCGCTGGGAGCGGCGCTGGGCTTGTCGCCGGCACAGCAGCGTGCCCTGCGGGACGGCGCCTACCTGCACGACCTGGGCAAGGTGCAGGTGCCCGACGCTGTGTTGCTCAAGCCTGGCCCCCTGACCCCGCAGGAGTGGGCGCTGATGCAGCAGCATGCGGTTGCCGGTGAGGCCATCGCGCGGCATATCCCCGGCCTGAGCCCCGAGGCGCTGGGCGTGGTGCGGCACCACCACGAACGCTGGGACGGCCTGGGCTACCCCGATGGCCTGGCGGGCGAGGCAATTCCCCTCCTCGCACGTATTTTTGCAGTGTGTGACGTCTTTGACGCCCTCACGAGTGCGCGGCCCTACAAGCCGGCCTGGTCGTGGGAAGCGGCCCTGCAGGAGATCGGGGCACAAGCGGGCCGCCACTTTGACCCGCAGGTGGTGCGGGTCTTTTTTCGGCTGCTGCGCCAGCAGGATGGGGCTATGCCGGAAACTTGA
- a CDS encoding sugar ABC transporter permease, with product MTVPPQKPADLPPGSYIHREPGPLRRALPWLVLAALVLGLVTLGYFLARNMAGRPKSFTIYFVEGGWKRFLLGLLAACGVLALTSLIGQRWGRWRTGRRISYLAVLGDQLTHLFLILVVLVAVYPIFYVLVAAFDPRNSLFAFPDFGNPNIFYRTGLLPNLQVLSLENFRRLFDGVVIPGWQLLLAGVAGAALAVLLLFTLSRRFGRESAGQSKVRTWALRVLTVSLALLVVFMTPAQFTGQGNESKFLLSVRNTLLVSGLTGLLAILLSTTAGYAMARLRFPGRFEALLFFIFIQMFPVFLALVAVYTLMVLLGLNNTFTGLILAYSGGAIAFNTWIFKGYVESLPESLEEAAMVDGATRWQTFLRVVLPLSGGMLAFIFLNQFIGTYAEFILANVLLTGVEKWTVGVMLLSFTSGQFATKWGVFAAAATLGALPIVALFYGFQRYFVGGAVAGGVKE from the coding sequence ATGACCGTTCCTCCTCAGAAACCGGCCGATCTGCCCCCTGGCAGCTACATTCACCGCGAACCCGGTCCCCTGCGCCGCGCCCTGCCCTGGCTGGTGCTGGCCGCGTTGGTGCTGGGCCTCGTCACGCTGGGGTACTTCCTGGCGCGGAACATGGCGGGCCGGCCCAAAAGCTTCACCATCTACTTTGTCGAAGGCGGCTGGAAGCGCTTTCTGCTGGGGCTTCTGGCCGCCTGTGGGGTCTTGGCCCTGACGAGCCTGATCGGGCAGCGGTGGGGCCGCTGGCGCACCGGACGCAGGATCAGCTATCTCGCCGTGCTGGGAGATCAGCTCACGCACCTCTTTCTGATTCTGGTTGTGCTCGTCGCCGTCTACCCGATTTTTTACGTGTTGGTGGCGGCCTTTGACCCGCGCAACAGCCTGTTTGCCTTTCCGGACTTCGGCAACCCCAACATCTTTTACCGCACCGGGCTGCTGCCCAATCTCCAGGTGCTGAGCCTGGAAAACTTCAGGCGTCTTTTCGACGGCGTCGTGATTCCGGGCTGGCAACTGCTGCTGGCCGGGGTAGCGGGGGCAGCGCTGGCCGTGCTGCTGCTGTTCACACTGTCTCGCCGCTTCGGACGGGAGAGCGCGGGGCAGTCCAAGGTGCGGACCTGGGCGCTGCGCGTACTGACCGTGTCGCTTGCGCTGCTCGTGGTCTTCATGACGCCCGCGCAGTTCACCGGCCAGGGCAACGAGAGCAAGTTCCTGCTGTCGGTGCGCAATACCCTGCTGGTGTCGGGGCTGACCGGGCTTCTGGCCATTTTGCTCTCCACCACCGCCGGGTACGCGATGGCCCGGCTGCGCTTCCCGGGCCGCTTCGAAGCCCTCCTCTTCTTTATCTTTATTCAGATGTTCCCGGTCTTTCTCGCGCTCGTCGCGGTGTACACGCTGATGGTGCTGCTGGGCCTGAACAATACCTTTACCGGCTTGATCCTGGCGTACTCGGGGGGCGCCATCGCCTTTAACACCTGGATTTTCAAGGGCTATGTGGAAAGCCTGCCCGAGTCGCTGGAGGAGGCCGCGATGGTGGACGGCGCGACCCGCTGGCAGACGTTCTTGCGGGTGGTGCTCCCCCTCTCGGGCGGGATGTTGGCCTTTATTTTTCTGAACCAGTTTATCGGCACCTACGCCGAGTTCATCCTGGCGAACGTGCTGCTGACCGGCGTGGAAAAGTGGACGGTGGGCGTGATGCTGCTGAGTTTTACCAGCGGCCAGTTCGCCACCAAGTGGGGCGTGTTCGCCGCTGCCGCTACTCTGGGTGCCCTTCCCATCGTCGCCCTCTTCTACGGCTTTCAGCGCTACTTCGTGGGCGGCGCTGTGGCGGGCGGCGTCAAGGAGTAA
- a CDS encoding ABC transporter permease subunit translates to MTVTLSSAPRKPAPPQGTRSALLAILVLAVLLGGAALLGWLLSGLTARVFPSAPPFMILVYMLAILAGAMPLVARAFPWITNWYYLFPALVFLAAFTVLPVVLTVNYAFTNYSGENSGNPDSAVRTEASLSPDRRTVTLAETPEADSTPEYLRCKQANCAGDTIALLDQTAATPLVAKISNVTGRAVTLAAPVPETFQVASATRINRYEYVGLANFREIFAKASRALLPVFVWTVVFALSTVVLNALAGLILGILLYNKRLKGRNIYRTLLFLPWAIPTVISVQMWVALLNQQFGIVNKTLGLLGLTAVPWLGDPLWAKISILLVNLWLGFPYMMTATISALGTISDDLYEAASIDGANRWQQIRDITLPLLRSSFTPILLSAFAFNFNNFGIIYLLTQGGPPQEGRESTAQSTDILLSWGYNTAFASSGGQNYALASAIALIIFFLTLGISLVNFKAAGVFEEARK, encoded by the coding sequence ATGACCGTGACTCTGTCCTCTGCGCCCCGGAAGCCCGCTCCTCCTCAGGGGACGCGCAGCGCCCTGCTGGCCATCCTGGTGCTGGCCGTGCTGCTCGGCGGCGCGGCGCTGCTTGGTTGGCTGCTCTCCGGCCTGACGGCCCGGGTGTTTCCCTCCGCACCGCCCTTTATGATCCTGGTGTACATGCTGGCGATTCTGGCAGGAGCGATGCCGCTCGTGGCCCGGGCTTTTCCCTGGATCACCAACTGGTATTACCTCTTTCCTGCCCTGGTGTTTCTGGCGGCGTTCACCGTGCTGCCGGTGGTGCTGACGGTCAACTACGCCTTTACCAACTACAGCGGCGAGAACAGTGGCAATCCTGACTCAGCGGTGCGCACCGAGGCGAGCCTCAGCCCGGACCGCCGAACGGTCACCCTGGCCGAGACGCCCGAGGCGGACTCGACCCCGGAGTACCTGCGCTGCAAGCAGGCCAACTGCGCCGGGGACACCATCGCCCTGCTCGACCAGACCGCGGCCACACCCCTGGTCGCCAAAATCTCCAACGTGACAGGCCGGGCCGTCACCCTCGCTGCCCCGGTGCCCGAAACCTTCCAGGTCGCCTCTGCGACCCGCATCAACCGCTACGAGTACGTTGGGCTGGCCAACTTCCGCGAGATCTTTGCCAAGGCGAGCAGGGCCCTGCTGCCCGTTTTCGTCTGGACCGTGGTCTTTGCCCTGAGCACCGTGGTCCTCAATGCCCTCGCGGGCTTGATCCTGGGGATTTTGCTGTACAACAAGCGGCTCAAGGGCCGCAACATCTACCGCACCCTGCTCTTTTTGCCCTGGGCGATTCCTACGGTGATCAGCGTACAGATGTGGGTGGCGCTTCTCAACCAACAGTTTGGCATCGTGAACAAGACGCTCGGGCTGCTGGGCCTCACGGCCGTGCCCTGGCTGGGTGACCCGCTGTGGGCCAAGATCAGCATCCTGCTCGTCAACCTCTGGCTGGGCTTTCCCTACATGATGACGGCCACGATCAGCGCGCTGGGCACCATCAGTGACGATCTGTATGAGGCTGCGAGCATCGACGGGGCCAACCGCTGGCAGCAGATTCGGGACATCACCCTGCCCCTGCTGCGCAGCTCCTTTACGCCCATTCTGCTCTCGGCCTTCGCCTTTAACTTCAATAACTTCGGCATCATCTACCTGCTCACCCAGGGCGGCCCGCCCCAGGAAGGCCGAGAGAGCACCGCCCAGAGCACCGACATCCTGCTCTCGTGGGGGTACAACACCGCGTTTGCGTCCTCGGGCGGTCAGAACTACGCCCTGGCGAGCGCCATCGCCCTGATTATCTTCTTCCTGACGCTCGGCATCAGCCTGGTGAACTTCAAGGCGGCGGGCGTCTTCGAGGAGGCCCGGAAATGA
- a CDS encoding maltose ABC transporter substrate-binding protein, with the protein MKKALTILSLALLGSAHAATLTLWTHYEPAGEVGWVKAQAAAFEKKTGHKVNVVSVPFGQITEKFIQSAPKGQGPDLIVTQPHDRLGQMAAAGVIEPLDKYVTSRSDYDKTALNALTYKGKLFGLPLFAEAVALVYNKNLVPKAPTTWAEFLKVAQANTGNGKFGFMSQLEEPYRSYGFVHAYGGYVFKNNNGTLNIKDVGLDNAGTAKALAFLNDLRYKYNLVPEGVDAGAAKSAFVDGRLAMLYTGPWDMGDIKKAGINYGIAVFPTPPGATGKWSPFVGVQGIVINAYSKNKAAAVALARQMTSADAQVAFNKAGGRIPVSLAARTRLKADPVVAGFGKAISVGTPMPNVPEMSAVWGPWGAATAQAVQKPNQPYADLLKKAVAEIQSNIK; encoded by the coding sequence ATGAAAAAAGCCCTCACGATCCTGTCTCTCGCCCTGCTGGGCAGCGCCCATGCCGCCACCCTGACGCTGTGGACCCACTACGAGCCCGCGGGCGAGGTCGGGTGGGTCAAGGCCCAAGCTGCGGCCTTTGAGAAGAAGACCGGCCACAAGGTGAATGTCGTGAGCGTGCCTTTCGGACAGATCACCGAAAAGTTCATCCAAAGCGCCCCCAAGGGCCAGGGACCGGACCTGATCGTCACCCAGCCCCATGACCGCCTGGGGCAGATGGCCGCTGCCGGCGTCATCGAGCCGCTCGACAAGTACGTGACCAGTCGCTCGGACTACGACAAGACGGCGCTGAACGCCTTGACGTACAAGGGCAAGCTCTTCGGGCTGCCGCTGTTTGCCGAAGCCGTCGCGCTCGTCTACAACAAGAATCTGGTGCCCAAGGCGCCGACCACCTGGGCCGAATTCCTCAAGGTCGCGCAGGCCAATACCGGCAACGGCAAGTTCGGTTTCATGTCCCAGCTTGAGGAGCCCTACCGCTCCTACGGCTTTGTGCACGCCTACGGCGGGTACGTCTTCAAGAACAATAACGGCACCCTGAACATCAAGGACGTGGGGCTAGACAATGCCGGAACGGCCAAGGCGCTCGCGTTCCTGAATGACCTGCGCTACAAGTACAACCTCGTCCCCGAAGGTGTAGACGCGGGCGCCGCCAAGAGCGCCTTTGTGGACGGGCGCCTCGCGATGCTGTACACCGGGCCCTGGGACATGGGCGATATCAAGAAGGCGGGCATCAACTACGGCATCGCTGTCTTCCCCACCCCGCCCGGCGCAACCGGCAAGTGGAGCCCCTTCGTGGGCGTGCAGGGCATCGTGATCAACGCCTACTCCAAGAACAAGGCGGCCGCAGTCGCCCTCGCCCGGCAGATGACTTCTGCGGATGCGCAGGTCGCCTTTAACAAGGCGGGCGGGCGTATCCCGGTGAGCCTCGCAGCGCGCACCCGTCTCAAGGCCGATCCGGTGGTCGCCGGCTTCGGCAAGGCGATCAGCGTTGGTACCCCTATGCCCAACGTGCCCGAGATGAGCGCGGTGTGGGGCCCTTGGGGCGCGGCGACGGCCCAGGCCGTGCAAAAGCCCAACCAGCCCTACGCCGACCTCCTCAAAAAAGCCGTCGCCGAGATTCAATCCAACATCAAGTAA
- a CDS encoding MFS transporter, with amino-acid sequence MTASPPRQRGNPKLILFLTIFIAMLGLSVLFPIIAPLGRQLGLSETQIGWFSTAYSLAQFVFSPIWGSRSERVGRKPVLILGLIGFSLSFGLFGVLALLGAKGLLTGGALFALLVASRLLGGVLSSATLPTAQAMMADLSSQKDRTAAMGLIGAAFGLGVVFGPALGALLSGFGLTAPIFFSAGLGLLTALAALFTLPETRQAGTAPAHSGERRALLRQPAILLFLAVSALYTLASVGMEQTIAFYVQDTLRLSAEQTARTVGSMLAIFGFLAAAVQGGAMRPLGKKYAPGPLIAAGLLVMGAGMFLLPLGGHYWTITAALGVIGVGSAILGPSLSAALSLSVGPDQQGAVAGLNSSALALGRMTGPLLGTGLYQTAGHAAPYLLSGSILYVLLVWTLLARPRVRPVEGRQV; translated from the coding sequence ATGACTGCCTCTCCGCCCCGTCAGCGCGGGAACCCCAAGTTGATTCTGTTCCTGACCATCTTTATCGCCATGCTGGGCCTTTCGGTGCTGTTTCCAATCATCGCGCCGCTGGGGCGGCAACTGGGGCTCTCGGAGACGCAGATCGGCTGGTTTTCCACCGCCTACAGCCTCGCGCAGTTCGTGTTCTCGCCCATCTGGGGAAGCCGCAGCGAGCGTGTGGGCCGCAAACCGGTCCTGATCCTGGGCCTGATCGGCTTTTCCCTCAGCTTCGGGCTGTTCGGGGTGCTCGCTCTGCTCGGCGCAAAGGGCCTGCTGACCGGCGGCGCCCTCTTTGCGCTGCTCGTGGCCTCGCGCCTTCTGGGAGGGGTCCTTTCCAGCGCCACCCTGCCGACCGCACAGGCGATGATGGCCGATCTCTCCTCCCAAAAGGACCGCACCGCCGCGATGGGGCTCATCGGCGCTGCCTTCGGCCTGGGTGTGGTGTTTGGTCCCGCGCTGGGGGCCCTGCTCTCCGGCTTTGGTCTGACGGCGCCCATCTTCTTTAGTGCGGGGTTAGGTCTGCTCACGGCTCTCGCTGCCCTCTTCACCCTGCCGGAAACGCGCCAAGCAGGAACGGCGCCCGCTCACTCCGGCGAACGCCGCGCGCTGCTGCGTCAGCCCGCCATCCTGCTGTTTCTGGCCGTCAGCGCGCTCTACACCCTGGCCAGCGTCGGGATGGAACAGACCATCGCCTTTTATGTGCAGGATACCCTGCGCCTCTCGGCCGAGCAGACGGCCCGAACCGTCGGCAGCATGCTCGCCATCTTCGGGTTTCTCGCCGCCGCCGTACAGGGCGGTGCGATGCGGCCCCTGGGCAAGAAGTACGCGCCCGGTCCCCTGATCGCCGCCGGGCTGCTGGTGATGGGTGCGGGCATGTTTCTGCTGCCCCTGGGCGGGCACTACTGGACGATCACCGCTGCCCTCGGCGTGATCGGGGTGGGCAGCGCCATCCTGGGCCCCAGCCTCAGCGCGGCCCTCTCCCTCAGTGTAGGGCCGGATCAGCAGGGCGCCGTCGCTGGCCTCAACAGCAGTGCCCTCGCGCTGGGGCGCATGACCGGTCCCCTGCTGGGCACCGGCCTGTACCAGACGGCCGGGCACGCCGCCCCCTACCTCCTCAGCGGGAGCATCCTGTACGTGCTGCTCGTGTGGACGCTGCTTGCTCGGCCTCGGGTGCGGCCGGTGGAGGGGCGCCAGGTCTAA
- a CDS encoding RsmB/NOP family class I SAM-dependent RNA methyltransferase, protein MTASRPTFNPARALAVRVLTRVLTGETFAAPALDAALAEARLPARDAGLATHLVYGTLRYVLLLDAALTPLLRGETPPKARALLLAGAFEKLVLGTPPHAVVSEYVNVARMARLASPALVNAVLRRVARPAETEETRYALPGWLIDVFRRAYGERAEAVLADQLQPQPLWLSLSSAGVRSLEAEGSVVEPGPQGVDRVVLARPLRESAAYRCGQAQPINPASMAVVDALGDVEGRRVLDLAGGAGVKAALLAARGARVTSVDVIARKHEAARANLKRLGLRADLLTHDLTQPLDLPPAPLVLLDAPCTGTGTLRAHPEIKLRLTPEAVEEMAALQARLLPNAAAAVAPGGVLVYSVCSVTRQEGERVLRDFLATHPEFTPEAVPGLEVPHVPAGEGVLTVPEAGLDGFFIARLRRTA, encoded by the coding sequence GTGACTGCCTCCCGTCCCACCTTCAACCCGGCCCGGGCGCTCGCCGTGCGGGTGCTGACACGGGTGCTGACGGGCGAGACGTTCGCGGCCCCCGCCCTGGACGCGGCCCTGGCAGAGGCGCGGCTTCCGGCGCGGGACGCGGGGCTGGCGACGCACCTCGTGTATGGAACGCTGCGGTACGTGCTCCTGCTGGACGCGGCCCTGACCCCCCTGCTGCGCGGCGAGACGCCCCCCAAGGCGCGCGCGCTGCTGCTCGCCGGAGCTTTTGAGAAACTGGTGCTGGGCACGCCGCCCCACGCCGTGGTGAGTGAGTACGTGAATGTCGCCCGGATGGCGCGCCTGGCTTCACCCGCCCTGGTGAACGCGGTGCTGCGCCGCGTGGCGCGCCCTGCCGAGACCGAGGAGACCCGCTACGCCCTCCCCGGCTGGTTGATCGACGTGTTCCGCCGAGCGTACGGGGAGCGCGCCGAGGCCGTCTTGGCCGATCAGTTGCAGCCCCAGCCCCTTTGGCTGAGCCTGTCTTCAGCAGGTGTACGGAGCCTAGAGGCGGAAGGAAGCGTCGTGGAGCCTGGCCCGCAGGGTGTAGACCGGGTGGTCCTCGCGCGGCCCCTGCGGGAGAGTGCCGCCTACCGCTGCGGTCAGGCCCAGCCCATCAACCCCGCGAGTATGGCGGTAGTGGACGCCCTGGGGGACGTGGAGGGGCGGCGGGTGCTCGACCTTGCTGGGGGTGCGGGGGTCAAGGCTGCCCTGCTCGCGGCGCGGGGGGCACGGGTGACCAGTGTGGACGTGATCGCCCGCAAGCACGAGGCGGCCCGTGCGAACCTCAAGCGTCTGGGGCTGCGCGCTGACCTCCTGACCCACGACCTGACCCAGCCGCTGGACCTGCCGCCCGCGCCCCTGGTGCTGTTGGATGCACCCTGCACCGGCACGGGCACCCTGCGCGCCCATCCCGAAATCAAGCTGCGCCTGACGCCGGAGGCGGTGGAGGAGATGGCCGCCCTCCAGGCCCGCCTGCTGCCCAATGCCGCAGCCGCAGTAGCACCGGGTGGCGTGCTCGTGTACAGCGTGTGCAGCGTTACCCGGCAGGAGGGGGAACGGGTGCTGCGCGACTTTTTGGCCACGCACCCGGAATTCACGCCCGAAGCGGTTCCCGGCCTGGAGGTGCCCCATGTGCCTGCCGGAGAGGGCGTCCTGACTGTGCCCGAAGCAGGCCTCGACGGCTTTTTTATCGCGCGCCTTCGGCGAACGGCGTAG
- a CDS encoding phosphatase PAP2 family protein, translating into MESFWLAVTHLGRDEVFIVVLALYTWLVNPRGGRNLGVAFALSYLVNTALKFGLNLPRPFWADPTLASEAAQATAGGPGLPSGHAQMAATLWGGIAAQVGRAGMWAAALLLIALIAVSRLVLHVHYPSDVIAGLLLGAAFAGLAARGHFPQKGVWRGVIPLLLLGLAAFLPVGTPREYGTALGLLAGFWFARPDFRVPRDWGSRLVVGLLGLVVVFAVYFGLAALPQALKDIGLVRGLRYALLVLVATELVPLLLRRWLPRAEASPTPFAEGAR; encoded by the coding sequence GTGGAATCCTTTTGGCTGGCGGTCACGCACCTGGGCCGTGACGAGGTGTTTATCGTGGTGCTCGCGCTGTATACCTGGCTGGTCAACCCCAGGGGCGGGCGGAATCTGGGTGTCGCCTTTGCCCTCTCGTACCTGGTGAATACGGCCCTCAAATTCGGCCTAAACCTCCCCCGGCCCTTCTGGGCTGACCCCACTCTCGCCAGCGAAGCGGCGCAGGCCACGGCAGGTGGGCCTGGTCTACCCAGCGGGCACGCACAGATGGCGGCAACGCTCTGGGGCGGGATCGCCGCGCAGGTCGGGCGGGCTGGCATGTGGGCCGCAGCCCTGCTCCTGATCGCCCTGATCGCTGTCTCACGCCTGGTGCTGCACGTTCACTACCCCAGCGACGTGATCGCCGGACTGCTGTTGGGGGCAGCCTTTGCCGGGCTGGCGGCGAGGGGGCACTTCCCGCAGAAGGGCGTGTGGCGCGGGGTGATTCCGCTGCTGCTCCTCGGCCTGGCTGCCTTCCTCCCGGTGGGAACGCCACGTGAGTACGGCACAGCCCTGGGCCTCCTGGCGGGCTTCTGGTTCGCCCGGCCGGATTTCCGGGTGCCGCGGGACTGGGGCAGCCGCCTGGTCGTGGGCCTGCTGGGCCTCGTGGTCGTGTTCGCCGTGTACTTCGGGTTGGCCGCGCTGCCGCAGGCCCTGAAGGACATCGGGCTGGTGCGCGGTCTGCGCTACGCGCTGCTGGTGCTCGTCGCCACCGAGCTCGTGCCCCTGCTGCTGCGGCGTTGGCTGCCGCGCGCTGAAGCCAGCCCTACGCCGTTCGCCGAAGGCGCGCGATAA